A genomic region of Salvelinus alpinus chromosome 12, SLU_Salpinus.1, whole genome shotgun sequence contains the following coding sequences:
- the LOC139535831 gene encoding PAK4-inhibitor inka1-like: MLCLRDSGGCLRDQMHYMMRSLQDLKHLRRTCPAAAPAITPAHRSAVARACHQRALQLERRTRLRISDASTASTYDSACCLASPLEEEEDAGSRLGLGLGLGLTSPSSEKSLEFDSGYSEASWQDEGVVLRRTRNVRVSSSACLRTNLAPSGRVRPKSTSDASLESWTSFEANDPEDWTTSLLTRGRNRQPLVLGDNSFADLIQNWMDLPDFPEPAELKPSSGCRLARCFLVNMRRKIAGMSKSVEERVRMRSSDSSSRVSRTAMAPKRLSCPLGVQDPAPRQSPFFHQSHSGLHDLDTDFYQFTALMKTGSRQPIICNDIIGYI; the protein is encoded by the exons atg cTGTGTCTGCGTGACTCTGGAGGCTGCCTGCGGGACCAGATGCACTACATGATGAGGTCCCTGCAGGACCTGAAGCACTTGAGAAGGACCTGCCCTGCTGCTGCCCCTGCAATCACCCCTGCCCACCGCTCTGCAGTGGCACGAGCCTGCCATCAGAGGGCACTTCAGCTGGAGCGCCGTACCCGCCTGCGTATCTCTGACGCCAGTACGGCCAGCACCTACGACTCAGCCTGCTGTCTGGCCAGtcctctggaggaggaggaggatgcaggcagcCGGCTGGGTCTGGGCCTTGGCCTGGGTCTGACCTCCCCCAGTAGTGAGAAAAGTCTGGAGTTTGACTCTGGCTACTCTGAGGCCTCCTGGCAGGACGAGGGCGTGGTGCTCAGGAGGACCAGGAATGTACGGGTGTCCTCCTCTGCCTGCCTCCGCACCAACCTGGCCCCCAGTGGCCGGGTCCGACCCAAATCCACATCAGACGCATCCCTGGAGAGCTGGACCTCATTCGAGGCCAATGACCCTGAGGACTGGACCACATCGCTGCTGACGCGGGGACGGAACAGACAACCTCTGGTACTGGGGGACAACAGCTTTGCTGACCTCATACAGAACTGGATGGACCTACCGGACTTCCCCGAACCAGCAGAACTGAAGCCCAGCTCTGGGTGCAGACTGGCTCGATGCTTCTTGGTCAACATGAGGCGGAAAATAGCTGGCATGTCAAAGAGtgtagaggagagggtgaggatgaGGTCCTCAGATTCTTCTTCTCGTGTGAGTCGGACAGCTATGGCCCCCAAACGACTCTCCTGCCCCCTAGGGGTGCAGGACCCTGCCCCGCGCCAGTCCCCCTTCTTCCACCAGTCCCACTCTGGCCTGCATGATCTAGACACAGACTTCTATCAATTCACTGCCCTCATGAAGACTGGCAGCAGACAGCCTATTATCTGTAATGACATCATCGGCTACATCTGA